In Candidatus Hydrogenedens sp., one genomic interval encodes:
- a CDS encoding TIGR02757 family protein: MNDPIQWIYSYPDKEDMEIVGLVSALLAFGNAKSFNSKIKKIISLWRSPSKELLNWSRKDFQGVLAGFQHRFVNGKTVANFLYGLRRILEEYGTIGFCILNHYEKSSGNLWNTLQKFTDELRRLADSPLYFLVPMPNKGGACKRFWLYLRWMVRKDEIDVGCWNFIKPYQLIIPLDTHIYQWAVSLRLISVRSRNAKTAMVLTEIFCKICPEDPLRYDFSLCQAGMLGMRDKILYDERKGK; the protein is encoded by the coding sequence ATGAATGACCCAATACAATGGATTTATTCGTATCCCGATAAAGAGGATATGGAAATCGTGGGGCTTGTCTCTGCACTTTTGGCTTTTGGAAATGCAAAGTCATTTAATAGCAAAATAAAGAAAATTATTTCTTTATGGCGTTCTCCGTCAAAAGAATTATTAAATTGGTCTCGCAAAGATTTTCAAGGGGTTCTTGCAGGATTTCAACATAGATTTGTAAACGGCAAAACCGTGGCTAATTTTTTATATGGACTTCGTCGAATACTGGAAGAGTATGGAACAATAGGTTTTTGTATATTAAATCATTATGAAAAATCATCGGGAAATTTATGGAACACATTACAAAAATTTACAGACGAATTGCGTAGATTAGCAGATAGCCCTTTATATTTTTTAGTTCCCATGCCCAATAAGGGTGGGGCTTGTAAACGGTTCTGGCTTTACCTTCGCTGGATGGTGCGAAAGGATGAGATTGATGTGGGCTGCTGGAATTTTATCAAGCCGTATCAATTAATCATCCCTTTAGATACTCATATTTATCAATGGGCTGTTTCTCTCCGTCTTATATCGGTTCGTTCTCGGAATGCGAAGACGGCAATGGTATTAACAGAGATTTTTTGTAAAATATGTCCTGAAGACCCGTTGCGGTATGATTTTTCCCTTTGTCAGGCGGGTATGTTGGGAATGCGAGACAAAATCTTATATGATGAAAGGAAAGGTAAATAA